The genomic segment CTCAGTCCAGGTCGATGTGTTCGCTCGCCGACGGCCCGTCCGAGGGCCGGTCGCGGGGGTCGGAGGGGTCGTCGGCGGCCCGGTCGGGTGTGTCGGCGGGGTGGCCGGCTCCGCCGGAGGCGCCCTCGGTGGTCCGCGTCCAGCGGCCCTCCTGGCCCTCGACGGCGGAACGGTACGCGGCCAGCAGCTCGTTGCCCGCGGCGGCGAGGTGGTCGAAGATCTCCGGATTGCGTTCGATGACCGGTTCGACCGCCGACTTGGCCTGCTGGATGACCTGCTGCACCGCGCCCTGGGCGGCGGTGCCGAGCAGCGGCGAGGAGAACGCGCCGAGCTTCCCGGCCACCGCGTCGACCAGCTTGCGCAGCTCCTCGGCGGCGGAGGCGGGCGGCGGCCCGTAGGTGGCGCGGCGGCGGGCCTTCTCGGCGTTCAGGTCCTCGGCGCAGGCGTCGGCCCACGCGTCGCCGTCGGCGGGACGGTCGGTGGCTTCACTCATGGCGGACTCCTGCGACGCGGATGACGTACTACCGACGGTACCCGAACGGAGGTCTTCCGTTCAGGGCCAGCGCGACCGCCCGGGCGCTCGGCCGGAGACGGTGCCGGCCGTCAGGGCATGCGCGGCCGCCCGGCCGCAGAGGGCGGGAGGGCGGGGACCGTCAGGGCGTGCGCGGCCAGAGCGACGGGTCCGGGGTGAACCGGACGCGCAGCACGCCGTCGCGGAGGGCCGCCCCGGAGACCGTGCAGCGGCGGAGCGCGGACTCCAGGTGCACGCTGCGGCGGAACGGGCCGACGGCGAGGAGGATCTCGTCCCCCCGGCGGACGAGCCGCAGGCCGGACTTGACCGCTCCGGGCAGCGGCAGGCACCAGACGAAGCCCTCCGGACCGTCGGGGCCGTCGTGCGGTGCCCGCTCGGTCCACCAGGGGTCGTCGGCGCGGCCGGCCGGGCGGTCGTCGGGGGCGGGAATCCCGAGCAGGTCCAGGTCCTCGGGGGTGCGGGGGTCGTGGCCGAGGTGGGGTGCCTCGTGCAGCTCCTCGCGCGGCGGCTCGTGCGACGTCGCGCCGCCAGAGGCTCCCTCGGGCCGGGGCGCCCGGTCCTCGTACCAGCGGGCGAGGGTCTTCTCCTGCTGGGCGGCGAGGCCGGCGAACCAGGGGTCGGCGGAGTGGCGCGGCAGCACCCGGTTGGCGACCAGCAGGTCGGTGCGCAGGCCGTGCAGCGCGAACCCGGTGCGGGCGGCGCGCAGGGCGTCCTCGGCGGCGGGTCCGGGCTCGGCGACCAGCCGGAGGGTGGTGGAGCGGTCCTCGATCAGCGCCTCGACCTCGGCGAGCTCGGCGTCCTTGCGGGCGGCGGCCGCGTACAGCCACTGCGCGGGCATCGGGACCCCGGCGAGCTGGGCGAGCACCGGGCGCAGCGCGCGGGCGGCCTGCCGTTCCTGAGGCAGCAGCCGGCGCAGGTAGCGGCGGAGCCGGCCGGGGAGGGCGAGCAGGGCGAGGGCCTCGGTCAGGGGAGGCAGGGCGACCACGAGGGTGTCGTAACCGGCCCCGGCCCAGTCGCCGGAGGCGGCCCGGTGCAGGGTGTGCAGGAGGGCGAGTTCGGCGCTGCCGGGGAGTTCGGTGAGCTCCTCGGCGTCCATGCGGCCGGCGCCGAGGAGGTCGAAGACGGCGGAGGCGCGTTCCTGGAGGGCGAGGAGTTCGGTACGGAAGTGGGCGGCCGAGTCGGTGCGCGCGTGGTCCAGGAGGTCGTCGGCCGCGACCGGCCCGGGGTCGTCCGGGAAGCCGAGGCCACTGGGCATGTGGTCGCGGGTGACCAGCAGGGTGCGGCGGCCGGCCCGGGCCGAGGCCCGCGCGGTGGCCGCCGCGACGGTGGTGGTGCCGGCGCCGCCGGGCCCGGTGACCAGGACCGTGCGCACCGGGTCAGCCCTGCGGGGCGGACTCGACGCGCTTCTTCAGACCGGCGAGCGCGCGGTCGATGATGACCTTCTCCGCCTTGCGCTTGATCATGCCGAGGAGCGGGATCTTGACGTCGACGGCGAGGCGGTAGGTGACCTCGGTGCGCTCGCCTCCGGCGAGGGGCGCCAGCGCGTAGGTGCCGTCGAGGGACCGCAGCATCTGGGACTTGACGAGGCTCCAGCTGACCTCGTCGTCGCCCTTCCAGGTGTAGGCGAGGACGTGGTCGTCCTTGATGGCCCCGGCGTCGAGGACGAGGCGGACCTGCTCGGCGCGGCCCCGGTCGTCGGTGGCCAGCACCTCGGCCTCCTTCACCTCGCCGGTCCACTCCGGGTAGCGGGCGAAGTCGGCGATCACGCTCATCACGTCGGCCGGTGCCGCCTCGATCGTGATGCTAGAGCTGGTGTGTTCAGCCATCGCCGTGGCCCTCCATGCGCTGTGCCGGTCCGTTCTCGGCAGGAGCCTGCCGGGTGCAGGCTATCGCGTGTGCGCGAGGGGGCGTCCGGCGGCTCTCACCGCCCGGCAGGTCCCACCGCCCGGCCGCTCTCCCAGCCCGGGGGCTCCCGCCTTCCGGCAGGTCCCACCGCCCGGCGGCTCTCACCACTGGAGCGCCCACGGCCGGCCGGTGGAGGCGAAGTGGCCGACGTTGACGCACTCGGTCGCGCCGATCCGCATCCGGCGGGCCAGCGGCTGGTGGACGTGGCCGAAGAGGGCGTACCGGGGGCGGGTGCGGCGGATGGCGTCCAGCAGGGCACGGCTGCCGCGTTCGAAGCGGCGGGCGACGGTGTCGTAGACGAGTTCCGGCACCTCGGGCGGGATGTGGGTGCAGAGGACGTCGACCTCGCCGACCGCCTCCACCTTGGCGGCGTACTCCTCGTCGCTGATCTCGAACGGGGTGTTCATCGGGGTCTTCAGCCCGCCGCCGACGAATCCGAAGACGCGGCCGCCGATCTCGACGCGCTGGCCGTCCAGGACGGTGGTGCCGGGTCCGGCGTACTCGGGCCAGAGGGTGGGGACGTCCACGTTGCCGTAGGTGGCGTACGTCGGGGTCGGCATGGCCGCGAACATCTCGGCGTACTGCTTGCGGACCGCGCCGAGGATGGCGGCGTTGCGGTCCATGCCGGCCCAGAGCTCGCGGCCGAAGTCGCGGGCCTCCTCGTAGCGGCGGGCGGTGCGCAGGGCCACGATGCGGTCGGCGTTCTCCACGCCGAAGAGGTCGGGGAAGATGCCGCGCGAGTGGTCGGCGTAGTCGAGGAAGAGCACCAGGTCGCCGAGGCAGATCAGGGCGTCGGCGCCGTCGCCCGCGCGGGCCAGCGCCTCGGTGTTGCCGTGTACGTCGCTCACCACATGGACGCGGGTGGTGGAGCGAGCGGCCACCGGGGTGCCCGTCGCTCCCTTTTCTCCTGCACGCATGAGCTCACCCTAGTCAGCCCCCTGTGGCCTGAACAGGGCGTCGGACCTGCGGTTACTTCCGAGTCCGGAGACGGGTGGTCTAGGGTTCCCGGAACGACGGCCTCTGTATGTGATGCATAAGACATCTGTCCTGCTCCTCTATCCGGAAGCACTACCGGTGGGTAACGTCCGGGCAGTCCAGTCGTGCTCACCCCACTGAGCACCTGCCAATCGTGGACCGCTTCCGGTGCGTCACACAGAGCCGTGGCACCGGAGCCCGATGAGGAGCAGCAGTCTTGCGCGAGTTCAGCCTTCCGGCCCTGTACGAGGTCCCCACGGACGGCAACCTGACCGATCTCATCCGCCGCAACGCCGCTCAGCATCCCGCCACCGCGGTGATGAGCCGCAAGGTGGCCGGTGCGTGGACGGATGTCACCGCGACCCAGTTCCTGGCCGAGGTCAGATCCGCCGCCAAGGGCCTCGTCGCGGCCGGAGTGCAGCCGGGCGACCGGGTCGCCCTGATGTCGCGCACCCGCTTCGAGTGGGTCCTCCTCGACTTCGCCATCTGGACCGCGGGCGCGGTGACCGTACCGGTGTACGAGACCAGCTCGCCCGAGCAGATCCAGTGGATCCTCGGTGACTCCGGCGCGGTCGCGGTGATCGTGGAGAGCGACGCGCACGCCGCCTCGGTCGCCTCGGTCCGGGCGCGGCTGCCGGAGCTCAAGCAGGTCTGGCAGATCGACCGCGGCGCGGTGGAGGAGCTGAACGCCGCCGGCGCGGAGGTCTCCGAGGAGACCGTGGACGCGACGACGACCACCGCGAAGGCCGACGACCCGGCCACCATCGTCTACACCTCCGGGACCACCGGCCGCCCCAAGGGCTGTGTGCTCACCCACCGCAGCTTCTTCGCGGAGTGCGGCAACGTCGTGGAGCGGCTGAAGCCCCTCTTCCGTACCGGCGAGTGCTCGGTGCTGCTCTTCCTGCCCGCCGCGCACGTCTTCGGCCGGCTGGTGGAGGTGGCGGCCGTGATGGCGCCGATCAAGCTCGGCTGCGTACCGGACATCAAGAACCTCACGGACGAGCTGGCCGCGTTCCGGCCGACGCTGATCCTCGGGGTGCCGCGCGTCTTCGAGAAGGTCTACAACGCGGCCCGCGCCAAGGCGCAGGGCGACGGCAAGGGCCGGATCTTCGACCGCGCCGCCTCGACGGCCATCGCCTACAGCCAGGCGCTGAGCACCCCGAAGGGCGCCTCCCTCGGCCTGCGGCTGAAGCACAGGCTCTTCGACAAGCTCGTCTACGGCAAACTCCGCGCGGTCCTCGGCGGGCGCGGCGAGTACGCGATCTCCGGCGGCGCCCCGCTCGGCGAGCGCCTCGGCCACTTCTACCGGGGCATCGGCTTCACCGTCCTGGAGGGCTACGGCCTCACCGAGAGCTGCGCGGCCACCGCCTTCAACCCGTGGGACCGGCCGAAGATCGGTACGGTCGGCCAGCCGCTGCCCGGCTCCGTGGTGCGGATCGCCGACGACGGCGAGGTGCTGCTCCACGGCGAGCACCTGTTCGCGGGGTACTGGGGGAACGAGGCGGCGACCGCCGAGGCGCTGGCGGACGGCTGGTTCCACACCGGTGACATCGGCACGCTGGACGAGGACGGCTACCTCGCGATCACCGGCCGCAAGAAGGAGATCATCGTGACGGCGGGCGGCAAGAACGTCGCCCCCGCCGTGATCGAGGACCGTATCCGCGCCCACGCCCTGGTGGCCGAGTGCATGGTGGTGGGCGACGGGCGGCCGTTCGTCGGCGCGCTGCTCACCCTGGACGAGGAGTTCCTCGGCCGCTGGGCCGAGGAGCACGGCAGGCCCGCCGGCTCGACGGCCCGCTCGCTGCGCGAGGACGCCGAGCTGCTGGCGGAGATCCAGCGGGCGGTGGACGACGGGAACGCGGCGGTCTCCAAGGCGGAGTCGGTGCGCAAGTTCCGTGTCCTGGAAGCCCAGTTCACCGAGGAGGCGGGGCACATCACGCCCTCGCTGAAGCTGAAGCGGAACGTCGTCGCGAAGGACTTCGCCCACGAGATCGAGTCGATCTACGGCGGCTGATCCGGACGGTACGACGAAGCGGGGCCCGCACACGCGTGCGGGCCCCGCTTCGTCGTAGCGCGGAGGCTCGTCGTGGACCGGAAGTCAGAGCAGCGTGCGGAGCTTCTCGGCGAGCAGGTCCCAGCGCCACTTCTCCTCGACCCACTCCCGCCCCCGCTCCCCCATGCGGCGGCGCAGCTCCGCGTCGCCGAGCAGGGTGACGATCCGGTCGGCCGTGTCCTCGGCGTCGCCGCCGCGCACCACCCAGCCGGTCTCGCCGTCCAGGACCGCGTCGGGCGCCCCGCCGGAGTCGCCGGCCACCACCGGCAGCCCGGTCGCCGAGGCTTCCAGGTAGACGATGCCGAGGCCCTCCACGTCGAGGCCGCCGCGCCGGGTCCGGCAGGGCATGGCGAAGACGTCGCCGGCGCCGTAGTGCGCGGGGAGCTCCGCCCAGGGCACCGGGCCGGTGAAGCGGACGGAGCGGCTCACCCCGGTCTCGGCCGCGAGCTTCTCCAGGTCCTTGGCGTACGGGCCGCCGCCGACGATCAGGAGCACGGTGTCGGGGTGGCGGGCCAGGATCGCGGGCATGGCGAGGATCAGCGTGTCCTGGCCCTTGCGCGGCACCAGCCGGGAGACGCAGACGACGACGGGCCGGTCGGTGAGCCCCAGCCGGGCCCTGACCCGGTCGCCGCCGGACGCCGGGTGGAAGGTCTTCTCGTCGACGCCGGGCGGGAGTTGCACCATGCGTCCGGCCGCCTCGGGGGTGAGCGCGGCGGCGATCCGGGACCGGGTGTACTCACCGAGGTACGTGATCGTGTCGGTGCCCTCCCCGATGCGGCGCAGCAGTTGCCGGGAGGCGGGGAGCTGGGCCCAGCCGGCCTCGTGTCCGTGGGTGGTGGCGACGAGCCGGCGGGCCCCGGCCCGGCGCAGCGCGGGGGCCATCAGGCCGAGCGGGGCGGCGGCGCCGAACCAGACGGAGGTGCAGCCGTGTTCCCGCAGCAGCCCCGCCGCGCGCCGGGTGACCCGGGGGGTGGGCAGCAGCATCGTCGTGCGGTCGCGGACGACGGTGAAGGGCTGGTCGGCGTCGAAGTCGGCGGTGGCCCGTACCCCCTCCTCGCTCCGCTTCCAGGTGGAGGCGTAGACGACGAGCTGTCCGGGGTCCAGCCGCAGCGCCATGTTGTGCAGGAAGGCCTGGATGCCACCGGGGCGGGGCGGGAAGTCGTTGGTCACGATCAAGGTCTTGTCCATCGCCGCCGACAGTAACGGACCCGCCCCGCGCGGCAGACCTCCCCGTGTCATGTCAGGCCCGGCGACCCGCCGGCGTCCTGTCGTGGACCGGCCCCCGGCCACCGGCCGCGCCTCGGTCCCGCGCGCAGCGGGGCCCGGCATCATGGCTGACCGGACGTACGGCACGAGGAGCGGAAGAGCCATGACGGGACGGGCCGGCACCTGCGGGGTCCTCGCGGTCTGGACGCTGACCAGGGCGGCGCTGCTGCTCTGTGTGCTGAAGGCGGTGACGGTCCCGGGTCCCGACGTCACCGTGGACGTCTCGGTGATCTACCACGGCTGGTACGAGGTGCTGCGCACCGGCGCCTTCCCCTCGGGGGACGTGACCTGGCAGTACCCTCCGGCGGCGGCGCTGCCGGTCCTGGCCCCCGCGCTGCTGCCGTTCCTGGCGTATCCGACGGCGTTCTACGTGCTCGTGCTGGTCTGCGACGCGCTGGTGCTGGGGCTGCTGCTGCGGGCGGGCTCCCGGCCCGGTGCGCGGCGCACGGGCGCCTGGGTCTGGGTGGCGGGCGTACCGCTGCTGGGCCCGACCGTCTACGCCCGGTACGACCTGATGGTGACGGCCCTCGCGGTGGCGGGGCTGCTGGCCGGGGTGCGCCGGCCGGGGGTGCTGGGGGCGGTCGCGGCGTTCGGGGCGCTGCTGAAGGTGTGGCCGGTGCTGGTGCTGGTGGGGACGGCCCCCGGGCGGGCGACCCGCCGCGCGTGGTCGGCGGCGGTGGTGGTGGCCGGGGTGCTGGCGGCGGGGTTCTGGCTGGTGATGCCGGGGGCGTTCGCGTTCCTCGGGTACCAGCGGGACCGGGGCACCGAGATCGAGTCGCTGGGCGGGGTGGCGCTCCATCTGGCGCGGTGGTCGGGCTGGCCGGGGTGGATCGAGCTGCACTACGGCTCGATGGAGTTCCTCGGCCCCCGGGTGGAGCTGGTGTCGGGGCTGGCGCTGGGGCTGAGCGCGGCGGCGTTCGGCTGGCTGCTGGTGTGGCGGCTGCGGGCGCGTACCTTCGCGGCGCACACGGCGGCGGACGCGGCGTTCACGGCGGTGCTGCTGTTCACGACGACGAGCCGGGTGATCAGCCCGCAGTACCTGGTGTGGCTGGTCGGTCTGGCGGCGGTCTGCCTGGTCTTCCGGGGCAGCCGGTCGGGCCTGCCCGCGTGCCTGGTCCTGGTGGCCTGCCCGGTGACCTTCCTGGAGTTCCCGCTGGGCTTCGGGCACGTGGTGGCGAGCGACGGCACGGGCGTGGCGCTGCTCCTCGTACGGAACGGCCTGCTGGTCGCGGCGACGGTGGTCGCGGCGGCGGGGCTGTGGCGCGGGACGCGGCCGGTGGCCGCCCCGGACGTCTCTCCGGCTAGTACGGGCACGGAGGCGGCAACCGCCGCGTACTCCGGGCCCGGTACGGCGGGGGCCGAAGCGGTGGCGCCGGTGGCTCAGCCGAGCCGCTCGGTGAGGTAGTTCCGCCAGCGGGTGGTGAACTCCCGCTCGCCGATGCCGAGGACCTTCTCCATCGCGGTCTCCACCGCCCCCTCGCGCCCGTCGTGCGCCCCCACCGCCCGGTACAGGTCGGTGAGCGCGTCCTCGCCCCACTCCTCGGCGACGAGCTCACAGGCGAGCCAGCCGCCCTCGTACGCCCGCGCCAGCGCGTCCGGGTCCCGGTCGAAGGCGAAGTCGTCGTCGGCGGGGAGCGCGGCGGGCAGGTCGCGGGCGCGGACGGCGGTGGCGAGTTCGGGCGCGATCTCGTCTGCCGTGCGGTCCTCCTGCCGGTACGCGGCCCAGTCGGCGAACCCCTCGGAGAGCCAGAGCGGGGTGGCGGCGGTCGTGGAGGTCCGGGTCGCCACGTGCGTGGTCTCGTGGGTGAGGACGACCCGGCGGCCGAAGGTACCGAGGCCGGCGTACGCCTCCGGGTTGACGACGACCCGGTCGGCGAGGCCCGGCCGCCCGTTCCCGCTGGAGACCGCGCCGGTGGTGACGGCCGCTATCCCCCGGTAGCTCCCGGCCGGCGAGCCGAGGAGCTCCGCCATGGCCCCCGTGGAGGCGGGCACGAGGTAGACCACCCGCGCCGCCCAGGAGTCCGGCCAGGCGGCGGAGGCCGCCGGGACCGCGTGGTCGGCGGTCTCCGCGATCTCGCGCAGTTCCTTCGCCGGGCGGCCGACGCCGAGGACGAGGCTGTGGGTGCCGTGCACCGCGATGACCGGGCCCTGGTCCCAGAGCGGCACGGCCGCGTCTTTCGCGGGCCGGTCGGCCGTGAGGTGCCAGGACCCGCCGGAGCCGTCCCGGGCGAGCTCCAGGGTGCGGCGGGCGGTCGCGGGGGCGGTGTCGAAGCCCGCGACGCGGTAGTCCAGCTCGACGTCGGCGGTGACCCGGTCGGCGCCCCGGTCGGTCAGCGATTTCACCGTGTACGTCCATGACCGCAGCGGTACCTGCGCCAGGTCGGCCAGTGAGGTGCGCTGGGCGGTGCGCAGCGCGGCGGCGTCCGGGTCGACCACGGCCAGGTACGCGGCGGTGTCGTGGTGCAGCACGGCGGCGGCCCGCCGGTCGAGGAGCGTGGTGATCTCCCCGGCGGTGGCGGAGTCCGCCGAGCGGTCGGGGGCGGCGCACCCCCCGGCGGCCAGCACCCCGGCGAGGAGCAGCGCGACGAGCGGGGCGCCCGCCGCACGCCGGGCGCGGGCCCGGGTGCGGGGGCGGTTCCGCCGCGCGTCGGTCCGGGGTGCCGCCGGGGCGTGTGGTGAAAGTCCCGCCTGTCCGTCGGCGTCCGGCACGCACGCTCGCCACGTTGTCGGGGTCGCCCCGATACATCCGGTGTCGGGGCGGCCCTCCGCCGTGCGATCGCACGCACCGGACGCCGCCCGACCCGCCCTCCGGG from the Streptomyces sp. NBC_01335 genome contains:
- a CDS encoding SRPBCC family protein, encoding MAEHTSSSITIEAAPADVMSVIADFARYPEWTGEVKEAEVLATDDRGRAEQVRLVLDAGAIKDDHVLAYTWKGDDEVSWSLVKSQMLRSLDGTYALAPLAGGERTEVTYRLAVDVKIPLLGMIKRKAEKVIIDRALAGLKKRVESAPQG
- a CDS encoding ArsA family ATPase, whose protein sequence is MRTVLVTGPGGAGTTTVAAATARASARAGRRTLLVTRDHMPSGLGFPDDPGPVAADDLLDHARTDSAAHFRTELLALQERASAVFDLLGAGRMDAEELTELPGSAELALLHTLHRAASGDWAGAGYDTLVVALPPLTEALALLALPGRLRRYLRRLLPQERQAARALRPVLAQLAGVPMPAQWLYAAAARKDAELAEVEALIEDRSTTLRLVAEPGPAAEDALRAARTGFALHGLRTDLLVANRVLPRHSADPWFAGLAAQQEKTLARWYEDRAPRPEGASGGATSHEPPREELHEAPHLGHDPRTPEDLDLLGIPAPDDRPAGRADDPWWTERAPHDGPDGPEGFVWCLPLPGAVKSGLRLVRRGDEILLAVGPFRRSVHLESALRRCTVSGAALRDGVLRVRFTPDPSLWPRTP
- a CDS encoding glycosyltransferase family 4 protein, which translates into the protein MDKTLIVTNDFPPRPGGIQAFLHNMALRLDPGQLVVYASTWKRSEEGVRATADFDADQPFTVVRDRTTMLLPTPRVTRRAAGLLREHGCTSVWFGAAAPLGLMAPALRRAGARRLVATTHGHEAGWAQLPASRQLLRRIGEGTDTITYLGEYTRSRIAAALTPEAAGRMVQLPPGVDEKTFHPASGGDRVRARLGLTDRPVVVCVSRLVPRKGQDTLILAMPAILARHPDTVLLIVGGGPYAKDLEKLAAETGVSRSVRFTGPVPWAELPAHYGAGDVFAMPCRTRRGGLDVEGLGIVYLEASATGLPVVAGDSGGAPDAVLDGETGWVVRGGDAEDTADRIVTLLGDAELRRRMGERGREWVEEKWRWDLLAEKLRTLL
- a CDS encoding AMP-dependent synthetase/ligase, with protein sequence MREFSLPALYEVPTDGNLTDLIRRNAAQHPATAVMSRKVAGAWTDVTATQFLAEVRSAAKGLVAAGVQPGDRVALMSRTRFEWVLLDFAIWTAGAVTVPVYETSSPEQIQWILGDSGAVAVIVESDAHAASVASVRARLPELKQVWQIDRGAVEELNAAGAEVSEETVDATTTTAKADDPATIVYTSGTTGRPKGCVLTHRSFFAECGNVVERLKPLFRTGECSVLLFLPAAHVFGRLVEVAAVMAPIKLGCVPDIKNLTDELAAFRPTLILGVPRVFEKVYNAARAKAQGDGKGRIFDRAASTAIAYSQALSTPKGASLGLRLKHRLFDKLVYGKLRAVLGGRGEYAISGGAPLGERLGHFYRGIGFTVLEGYGLTESCAATAFNPWDRPKIGTVGQPLPGSVVRIADDGEVLLHGEHLFAGYWGNEAATAEALADGWFHTGDIGTLDEDGYLAITGRKKEIIVTAGGKNVAPAVIEDRIRAHALVAECMVVGDGRPFVGALLTLDEEFLGRWAEEHGRPAGSTARSLREDAELLAEIQRAVDDGNAAVSKAESVRKFRVLEAQFTEEAGHITPSLKLKRNVVAKDFAHEIESIYGG
- a CDS encoding DUF5304 domain-containing protein; the protein is MSEATDRPADGDAWADACAEDLNAEKARRRATYGPPPASAAEELRKLVDAVAGKLGAFSSPLLGTAAQGAVQQVIQQAKSAVEPVIERNPEIFDHLAAAGNELLAAYRSAVEGQEGRWTRTTEGASGGAGHPADTPDRAADDPSDPRDRPSDGPSASEHIDLD
- a CDS encoding glycosyltransferase 87 family protein; its protein translation is MTGRAGTCGVLAVWTLTRAALLLCVLKAVTVPGPDVTVDVSVIYHGWYEVLRTGAFPSGDVTWQYPPAAALPVLAPALLPFLAYPTAFYVLVLVCDALVLGLLLRAGSRPGARRTGAWVWVAGVPLLGPTVYARYDLMVTALAVAGLLAGVRRPGVLGAVAAFGALLKVWPVLVLVGTAPGRATRRAWSAAVVVAGVLAAGFWLVMPGAFAFLGYQRDRGTEIESLGGVALHLARWSGWPGWIELHYGSMEFLGPRVELVSGLALGLSAAAFGWLLVWRLRARTFAAHTAADAAFTAVLLFTTTSRVISPQYLVWLVGLAAVCLVFRGSRSGLPACLVLVACPVTFLEFPLGFGHVVASDGTGVALLLVRNGLLVAATVVAAAGLWRGTRPVAAPDVSPASTGTEAATAAYSGPGTAGAEAVAPVAQPSRSVR
- a CDS encoding metallophosphoesterase family protein, with amino-acid sequence MRAGEKGATGTPVAARSTTRVHVVSDVHGNTEALARAGDGADALICLGDLVLFLDYADHSRGIFPDLFGVENADRIVALRTARRYEEARDFGRELWAGMDRNAAILGAVRKQYAEMFAAMPTPTYATYGNVDVPTLWPEYAGPGTTVLDGQRVEIGGRVFGFVGGGLKTPMNTPFEISDEEYAAKVEAVGEVDVLCTHIPPEVPELVYDTVARRFERGSRALLDAIRRTRPRYALFGHVHQPLARRMRIGATECVNVGHFASTGRPWALQW